In Bacillus sp. FJAT-45037, the following are encoded in one genomic region:
- a CDS encoding DUF1146 family protein: protein MFDGLGQQAIFHVFVNVMFLAITWWALQAFKFDLFVKEPNSPRAKALMILVTIAIAHLVSRFFLDYYNASTMLRFLW, encoded by the coding sequence GTGTTCGACGGCTTAGGACAACAAGCGATCTTCCACGTGTTTGTGAACGTGATGTTCCTTGCGATTACGTGGTGGGCATTGCAAGCGTTTAAGTTTGATCTGTTTGTAAAAGAACCGAATAGCCCTAGAGCAAAAGCTTTAATGATTCTAGTCACCATAGCCATTGCTCATTTAGTTAGTCGTTTCTTTCTCGACTATTACAATGCTTCAACAATGTTACGTTTTTTATGGTAA
- a CDS encoding DUF4212 domain-containing protein, producing MKKIDKKVADAYFRARTTLVIICLVIGGLVSFGVVAFAEFFVNFNIMGMPANYYMGAQGAVVTFVLLLFGNAIISDRIDKKFGINEEENVRASAGKVLDH from the coding sequence TTGAAAAAAATTGATAAAAAAGTTGCGGATGCGTATTTTCGGGCTAGAACAACATTGGTCATTATTTGCTTAGTTATTGGGGGGCTCGTCTCGTTTGGAGTCGTAGCGTTTGCAGAGTTTTTTGTCAACTTCAACATTATGGGGATGCCAGCCAACTACTATATGGGCGCGCAAGGAGCGGTAGTAACCTTTGTTCTGCTTTTATTTGGTAACGCAATCATCAGTGATCGGATTGATAAGAAATTCGGTATTAACGAAGAGGAAAATGTAAGAGCTAGTGCGGGGAAAGTGTTAGATCATTAG
- a CDS encoding M23 family metallopeptidase: MREEENKRSSKTEEKAFDLQSFLKKRWIIPAVYLVAAAGVLSAVLFFQGEDESTAPNEGVEVVDPTGQDMYGEDAVEVTAANEMIKKPVAEEEGIEIVVHYFDEQATAEEKEQALVYYNNEYRQNKGIDYGHVENANFDVVAALSGTVVKSEKDALLGYVVEISHDNGIVTHYHSLEGVELEEGEVVKQGDIIGQAARNLYNQEAGVHVHFAIQQDGVAVNPNDVFEQPIDSIGDAVKKQQETASSEEEAPAEGTEPADEDADALGDEDETDAPDEEDGAGESGEEANTIG; the protein is encoded by the coding sequence ATGAGAGAAGAAGAAAACAAACGCTCTTCTAAAACTGAGGAAAAAGCATTTGATCTACAAAGCTTTCTAAAAAAGCGTTGGATTATCCCTGCTGTTTATCTAGTCGCAGCCGCTGGAGTATTAAGTGCCGTCCTATTCTTTCAAGGTGAAGATGAATCAACTGCACCAAATGAAGGTGTAGAAGTAGTCGACCCTACTGGACAAGATATGTATGGTGAAGATGCCGTCGAAGTAACAGCAGCCAATGAAATGATCAAGAAACCCGTAGCTGAAGAAGAAGGTATTGAAATCGTCGTTCATTATTTCGATGAACAAGCAACTGCAGAAGAAAAAGAACAAGCTCTTGTTTATTACAACAACGAATACCGTCAAAATAAAGGAATTGATTACGGTCACGTTGAAAATGCAAACTTTGATGTAGTTGCGGCTCTAAGTGGAACCGTTGTTAAATCAGAAAAAGATGCCCTTCTAGGATATGTCGTTGAAATTAGTCATGACAATGGAATCGTGACACACTATCATAGTTTAGAAGGTGTGGAATTAGAAGAAGGTGAAGTCGTTAAACAAGGCGACATCATCGGACAAGCAGCCCGTAACTTATACAATCAAGAAGCAGGCGTACATGTTCACTTTGCGATCCAACAAGACGGAGTGGCTGTTAATCCCAACGATGTCTTCGAGCAACCAATTGACTCAATCGGTGATGCGGTGAAAAAGCAACAAGAAACAGCTAGCTCAGAAGAAGAAGCACCAGCTGAAGGCACTGAGCCAGCAGATGAAGATGCTGATGCACTTGGAGACGAAGATGAAACAGACGCACCAGATGAAGAAGACGGTGCTGGTGAATCAGGCGAAGAAGCAAACACAATCGGATAA
- the spoIID gene encoding stage II sporulation protein D, whose translation MKRLLIIATILCTVVLILPTMMVLIGDNSTPTSIPIPDAAATESNQVTYETDSDVAIQVFRSKQEIVEEIPIEKYVAGVVASEMHATFEMEALKAQALTARTYIVRQMLHPGDVELPGEAMVTDTVTHQVYQSEAELREKWGSEFDLYYKRIQDAVLQTKGQVLTYEDEPITAAFFSTSNGYTENSEDYWPNPIPYLRSVESPWDQTSPRFTAEKVVPVAEVEQKLGVSLSQDGSVGAITDRTDGGRVAKVVVGGKEFSGRDIRDKLALDSSDFDWQQQGSNVVIQTRGWGHGVGMSQYGADGMAKEGKNYQDIVHHYYQGVSIQSIDNYEAKLTARAE comes from the coding sequence ATGAAACGGTTACTCATTATCGCAACCATTCTATGTACGGTGGTACTTATTCTGCCAACGATGATGGTGTTAATTGGTGATAACTCAACACCAACATCAATTCCAATTCCAGACGCAGCCGCGACCGAATCAAATCAAGTCACCTATGAGACAGATTCAGATGTAGCGATACAAGTGTTCAGAAGCAAGCAGGAGATCGTTGAAGAGATTCCTATAGAAAAGTATGTGGCTGGGGTTGTCGCCTCTGAGATGCACGCTACATTCGAAATGGAGGCCTTAAAGGCACAAGCACTTACAGCAAGAACGTATATTGTTAGACAAATGCTTCATCCAGGAGATGTAGAGTTACCAGGCGAGGCGATGGTGACGGATACAGTGACGCATCAAGTGTATCAAAGTGAGGCGGAACTTAGAGAAAAGTGGGGAAGTGAGTTTGATCTCTACTATAAAAGGATTCAAGATGCGGTTCTACAGACCAAGGGACAAGTATTGACGTATGAAGATGAGCCAATTACAGCTGCTTTCTTCTCAACGAGTAATGGCTATACGGAAAACTCAGAAGACTACTGGCCCAATCCGATCCCTTATTTAAGAAGTGTCGAAAGCCCGTGGGATCAAACCTCTCCAAGATTTACAGCAGAGAAAGTAGTGCCAGTAGCTGAGGTAGAACAAAAGCTTGGCGTCAGTCTCTCACAAGACGGGTCAGTCGGAGCGATTACAGACCGCACAGACGGAGGGCGAGTAGCCAAAGTCGTGGTCGGGGGCAAGGAATTTAGTGGACGTGACATCCGAGATAAGCTAGCTCTTGATTCCTCAGACTTTGACTGGCAGCAACAAGGAAGCAACGTCGTCATCCAAACAAGAGGATGGGGGCACGGTGTCGGTATGAGCCAATACGGCGCCGATGGGATGGCGAAAGAAGGCAAGAACTACCAAGATATCGTCCACCACTACTACCAAGGAGTCAGCATCCAATCAATAGACAACTACGAAGCGAAGCTAACAGCGAGAGCGGAATGA
- a CDS encoding DUF294 nucleotidyltransferase-like domain-containing protein — translation MNHQVDNQYLQQIEAHPLFIGTTADELRGLLETCQFKHYDKSAKVLYSKTPREGLLLILKGMAEVFVSHEDQPEVLEVLQQGDMIGFSSLADFLGEQSENPEQYAVEVRAVEAATCLHIPYPVIEARMHDGNVRDFMLKQASIRLRDIYQSLAEQVKQASHFGESEPFIRRIQDLMSDPVVIVDQDEDIQDVAMTMVDKKTSSVVVVNDGDQLIGIITEKDLVSRVVAKGGGPGTVAKEVMTANPFIIADDAYYYEAMSSFLMNGIKHLPVMRRGRVVGMITLSDLLRKKNRGTMEILHTIEESTFETIEKMKPAIYEVLSNLIQDRIPTTHLLKVITKLYDRLVRHAVELAVRALETRGLGVPPVAFSWYMMGSGGRAEQFMLTDQDHFLVYANCAEEKREEVEGYFAELGREIVQHLEQAGYKRCQGLMMASEKNWRGSMRTWEERLRTWSLRATNDNILLGHNFLSYRQLYGDAQLHDEFVQLVDEKLTKSKIFLYRMAEQEKDSPVPTLDHPIRALFRMKRESIDLKMHALFPLHHCLQLLSAHHGIYVGTPLERLDKLTDKGVFEERVADEIRFAYEVVLSIRVDQAWSSYKSDSERTSKVYFAHLRTKDKEELIIALKTIRSLQHQALGAFGMY, via the coding sequence ATGAATCATCAGGTCGATAATCAATATCTACAACAAATCGAGGCTCATCCGTTATTCATCGGCACCACAGCCGATGAATTGCGGGGGCTGTTAGAAACGTGCCAATTCAAGCACTACGACAAATCAGCGAAAGTCCTCTATTCAAAAACACCTCGCGAAGGCCTTCTGCTCATCCTTAAAGGGATGGCAGAGGTTTTTGTCAGTCATGAAGACCAACCAGAGGTATTAGAAGTTCTTCAACAAGGGGACATGATCGGGTTCTCTAGCTTAGCTGATTTTTTAGGAGAACAAAGTGAAAATCCCGAACAATATGCAGTCGAAGTCCGAGCGGTCGAAGCGGCCACTTGTCTTCACATTCCCTATCCCGTTATCGAAGCTCGCATGCACGATGGCAACGTGCGTGATTTTATGCTAAAACAAGCTTCTATTCGCCTACGCGATATTTATCAATCCCTCGCCGAGCAAGTAAAACAAGCGAGTCATTTTGGCGAAAGTGAGCCGTTTATCCGTCGCATCCAAGATCTTATGAGTGACCCAGTCGTCATTGTCGACCAAGACGAGGACATTCAGGATGTCGCAATGACGATGGTCGATAAAAAAACAAGCTCCGTTGTCGTTGTCAATGATGGTGATCAGCTTATTGGCATTATTACAGAAAAAGATCTCGTATCCCGAGTCGTCGCAAAAGGAGGAGGGCCAGGGACCGTCGCAAAAGAAGTGATGACCGCCAACCCATTTATTATCGCCGATGATGCCTATTATTATGAAGCAATGTCAAGTTTTCTAATGAACGGGATTAAGCACTTACCCGTCATGAGACGTGGGCGCGTCGTCGGAATGATCACTTTATCTGATTTACTACGTAAAAAAAACCGAGGAACAATGGAAATCCTCCATACCATTGAAGAATCAACCTTTGAAACGATTGAGAAAATGAAGCCCGCGATCTATGAAGTGCTAAGCAACTTAATCCAAGACCGCATCCCAACCACTCACCTATTAAAAGTTATCACCAAACTTTACGACCGCCTCGTGCGCCATGCGGTGGAGCTCGCCGTTCGTGCGCTAGAGACCCGCGGATTAGGCGTTCCACCTGTTGCGTTTAGCTGGTACATGATGGGCAGTGGAGGGCGAGCAGAACAATTTATGTTAACGGACCAAGATCATTTTCTCGTATACGCTAATTGTGCAGAAGAGAAGCGAGAAGAAGTTGAGGGCTATTTTGCTGAGCTAGGTCGTGAGATTGTCCAACACCTTGAACAAGCAGGCTACAAGCGCTGCCAAGGCCTGATGATGGCGAGCGAGAAAAATTGGCGCGGCTCAATGAGAACATGGGAGGAGAGACTTCGAACATGGAGCTTACGGGCGACCAACGACAACATCCTTCTCGGACATAATTTCTTATCCTACCGTCAACTATACGGGGACGCACAATTACATGATGAATTCGTGCAATTAGTAGACGAAAAGCTGACAAAATCGAAAATTTTCTTGTACCGAATGGCAGAACAAGAAAAAGATTCGCCTGTGCCGACACTCGATCACCCGATCCGAGCGTTATTCCGGATGAAGCGGGAATCCATTGATCTGAAGATGCATGCCTTATTTCCACTACATCATTGCTTACAACTATTATCTGCTCATCACGGCATCTATGTCGGAACCCCGCTCGAACGACTCGATAAGCTGACGGACAAAGGTGTCTTTGAAGAGAGAGTGGCTGATGAGATTCGTTTTGCCTATGAGGTCGTTTTATCCATTCGCGTCGATCAAGCATGGTCAAGTTATAAGTCAGACTCAGAGCGCACGAGCAAAGTGTATTTTGCTCATTTACGAACGAAAGACAAAGAAGAGCTCATCATTGCCTTGAAGACGATTCGAAGCTTGCAACACCAAGCACTCGGAGCCTTTGGAATGTACTAA
- a CDS encoding sodium:solute symporter family protein, with protein MDQQTIVSLVMILATFGLYIGISVYNRAKVTSDFYVASRGVPPFWNGMAIGGDWMSAASFIGMAGTVMILGYDGLAYIMGWTGGYLFLTFLLAPQLRKYGRYTVPEFIGDRFDSNAARLIAAIATIIISFTYIIGQLAGSGVVIGRILNIPAMYGTMIGVVVIAIYASLGGMKGITWTQVAQYIILIIAYIIPIVFMSLQVTANPLPWLTYGNIVTQLGELDRELGVSEYFAPFAESDKSQFIALMFTLMVGTAALPHVIVRFYTVTTMKAARWSGAWALVFIALLYLSAPAYAAFSRFILMTRVAGQPIDELPAWTTTWVNTGLLQVADQNGDGILQWEEIIISNDIVVMATPEIANLGVFVIGLVAAGAMAAALSTAGGLLITISSSFAHDIYYRLVNPGASDKKRLAAGRWAIILATIVAGVVALNPPGVITQIVAWAFALAGGTFFPVLLLGVWWKRANAKGAIAGMLVGLSVTLTYILLARNGITIFGIQDTGAGIIGVPINFIVTILVSKMTAAPSQKLQDEVVDLRYPEQMSYKDGEVWMDESSGR; from the coding sequence ATGGATCAACAAACGATTGTATCCTTAGTGATGATTCTAGCGACATTTGGTCTTTATATTGGAATTTCGGTTTATAACCGCGCGAAAGTAACGTCTGATTTCTACGTAGCAAGTCGAGGCGTTCCACCATTTTGGAACGGGATGGCGATTGGTGGAGACTGGATGAGTGCTGCCTCCTTTATTGGTATGGCTGGTACGGTCATGATCCTTGGCTATGACGGTCTTGCTTATATCATGGGTTGGACTGGCGGTTACTTATTCTTAACATTCTTACTAGCACCACAGCTTCGTAAATATGGTCGCTATACAGTTCCAGAATTTATCGGTGACCGTTTTGATAGTAATGCAGCCCGACTGATCGCAGCGATTGCGACGATTATCATTAGTTTCACCTACATCATTGGACAATTAGCTGGTTCCGGGGTTGTTATTGGACGTATCTTAAATATTCCAGCGATGTACGGCACGATGATTGGGGTTGTCGTTATTGCCATCTATGCGTCACTTGGTGGAATGAAGGGGATCACATGGACTCAAGTGGCCCAGTACATCATTTTAATTATTGCCTATATCATTCCGATTGTTTTCATGTCTCTTCAAGTGACAGCAAATCCTTTACCATGGCTTACATATGGAAACATTGTCACACAACTAGGTGAACTTGACCGAGAGCTTGGTGTCTCTGAGTATTTCGCTCCATTTGCCGAAAGTGACAAATCTCAATTTATTGCGCTTATGTTTACATTAATGGTTGGTACAGCGGCTCTACCTCACGTTATCGTCCGCTTCTACACAGTGACAACAATGAAAGCAGCACGTTGGAGCGGGGCATGGGCGCTTGTCTTTATCGCACTACTTTACTTATCAGCACCCGCTTATGCAGCCTTTTCTCGCTTCATTTTAATGACACGTGTAGCAGGGCAACCGATCGATGAGTTACCTGCATGGACGACAACATGGGTTAACACGGGATTGTTACAAGTAGCCGATCAAAATGGCGACGGAATCTTACAATGGGAAGAAATCATTATCTCCAATGACATTGTCGTCATGGCGACACCAGAAATCGCCAATCTCGGGGTCTTCGTTATTGGCCTTGTTGCCGCTGGTGCGATGGCTGCAGCCTTATCAACAGCCGGTGGATTATTAATTACAATCTCATCTTCATTTGCTCATGATATTTACTATCGTTTGGTCAACCCTGGCGCTAGTGATAAGAAGCGTTTAGCCGCAGGGCGTTGGGCCATTATTCTCGCAACAATTGTAGCGGGTGTCGTAGCACTCAACCCACCAGGCGTTATTACTCAAATTGTTGCCTGGGCATTTGCGCTTGCTGGCGGAACCTTCTTCCCAGTCCTCTTACTCGGAGTATGGTGGAAACGAGCGAATGCAAAAGGGGCAATTGCCGGTATGCTTGTCGGTTTATCGGTCACATTAACGTACATTCTCCTAGCACGCAATGGCATCACCATCTTTGGCATCCAAGATACAGGTGCAGGCATAATCGGGGTTCCAATTAACTTTATCGTCACGATTCTTGTATCGAAAATGACGGCAGCTCCGTCGCAAAAGCTACAAGATGAAGTCGTTGATCTTCGCTACCCTGAACAAATGTCTTACAAAGACGGAGAGGTATGGATGGATGAATCATCAGGTCGATAA
- the murA gene encoding UDP-N-acetylglucosamine 1-carboxyvinyltransferase, protein MEKIIVRGGKKLNGTVKVEGAKNAVLPVIAASILAGEGTSHLYDVPELADVYTMKEVLRTLNVDVEYTNNTFKVNAQKTLKTEAPFEYVRKMRASFLVMGPLLARVGRSRIALPGGCAIGSRPIDQHLKGFEAMGATVEIGNGFIEARIDGRLQGAKIYLDFPSVGATENIMMAAVLAEGTTTLENVAEEPEIVCLANYLNAMGAKVRGAGTGVIRIEGVKQLNGAEHTVIGDRIEAGTYMVAAAITAGDVLVEGAIAEHLRPLIAKMREMGVMITEEDNGLRVVGPDFLKPVDIKTMPHPGFPTDMQAQMMALLLQAKGTSVVTETVFENRFMHVEEFRRMNSNIKIEGRSAIISGPNKLQGAEVGATDLRAGAALVLAGLVAEGITRVTELKHIDRGYINLAGKLRALGADVERVKEQVELEEDVQEAPLRMNSNL, encoded by the coding sequence TTGGAAAAAATTATTGTCCGCGGTGGTAAAAAGCTAAACGGTACTGTGAAAGTTGAAGGTGCCAAAAATGCTGTGCTACCCGTAATTGCTGCATCTATTTTAGCTGGAGAAGGCACAAGCCACCTTTATGATGTGCCAGAACTTGCTGATGTATACACGATGAAAGAAGTTTTACGCACCCTAAATGTTGACGTTGAATATACGAACAACACATTTAAGGTTAATGCACAAAAAACATTAAAAACAGAAGCACCATTTGAATATGTTCGCAAGATGAGAGCGTCATTCTTAGTAATGGGACCATTACTAGCACGTGTAGGTAGATCTCGTATTGCGCTTCCTGGTGGATGTGCGATTGGATCACGTCCGATTGATCAACATTTAAAAGGATTCGAAGCTATGGGAGCTACCGTTGAAATTGGAAATGGCTTTATCGAAGCTCGGATTGATGGTCGTTTGCAAGGAGCTAAAATCTATCTTGATTTCCCAAGTGTTGGAGCAACGGAAAACATCATGATGGCTGCTGTTCTTGCAGAAGGAACAACAACACTCGAGAATGTAGCAGAAGAGCCTGAAATCGTTTGTCTTGCGAATTATTTAAATGCGATGGGTGCAAAAGTTCGTGGAGCTGGTACAGGTGTCATTCGTATCGAAGGCGTAAAACAGCTAAACGGAGCAGAGCACACCGTCATTGGCGACCGTATTGAAGCAGGAACGTACATGGTTGCTGCGGCAATTACTGCTGGAGATGTATTAGTAGAAGGTGCAATTGCGGAACATCTTCGTCCACTTATCGCGAAAATGCGTGAGATGGGTGTAATGATTACAGAAGAGGATAATGGATTACGTGTTGTAGGCCCAGATTTCTTGAAGCCTGTGGATATTAAAACAATGCCTCACCCTGGATTCCCAACGGATATGCAAGCTCAGATGATGGCATTACTTCTTCAAGCAAAAGGAACGAGTGTTGTCACAGAGACGGTATTCGAAAATCGCTTTATGCATGTCGAAGAATTCCGTCGAATGAACTCGAATATTAAGATTGAAGGTCGTTCAGCGATTATTTCTGGACCGAACAAACTTCAAGGAGCAGAGGTTGGCGCAACGGATCTACGCGCAGGAGCAGCTCTTGTATTAGCTGGTCTTGTTGCTGAAGGTATTACACGTGTAACAGAACTGAAGCATATTGACCGCGGCTACATTAATTTAGCGGGCAAGCTGCGTGCATTAGGTGCAGACGTTGAGCGTGTGAAAGAACAAGTTGAACTTGAAGAAGACGTTCAAGAAGCACCACTTCGTATGAACTCTAACTTATAA
- a CDS encoding F0F1 ATP synthase subunit epsilon: protein MSTIHVNVVTPDGKVYDGDVDMVIVRTIEGELGILPKHIPLVAPLTIGVVRLKKGNAEEKIAVSGGFVEVRPDQVTILAEAAELPSAIDVDRARSAKERAEGRVNTNKKDTVDFKRAELSLKRAINRLEVSGK from the coding sequence ATGTCAACGATTCATGTAAATGTTGTAACTCCTGATGGCAAAGTGTATGACGGTGATGTGGATATGGTCATCGTTCGCACCATTGAAGGTGAGCTCGGGATCTTACCAAAACATATTCCGTTAGTGGCTCCACTTACCATTGGAGTTGTACGCTTAAAAAAAGGCAACGCTGAAGAGAAGATTGCAGTTAGTGGCGGCTTCGTTGAAGTTCGTCCTGATCAAGTAACAATCTTAGCTGAGGCAGCTGAATTACCATCAGCGATTGACGTCGATCGTGCTCGCTCTGCGAAAGAGCGTGCAGAAGGCCGTGTAAACACAAACAAAAAAGACACTGTAGACTTTAAACGTGCAGAGCTATCACTTAAGAGAGCGATAAACAGACTTGAAGTTTCAGGGAAATAA
- a CDS encoding YwmB family TATA-box binding protein — protein MGMVRILFLGFVFLLLGYSYVQSTISYASDDHLRELESMLSWAEEEQLIVQDWQLRIREGQGRVKDQDAFLQHVHNLNKLLVDWNLSNVNVADTEWSMTATRPAPWGEGEEQLHVYAYDQNGSYEIIHTYAWLGSSEDLIEWEKMNDVLNERKTMFSMQQSPVFSQVTAVRTENSEYGKQSLIEEARLMLSDLGATEVESLNEETFVSVSAYNNVWTDAIVTNGQKMNLQLALRQEDTMGSGTTVTIGTPIITTEY, from the coding sequence ATGGGCATGGTACGTATTTTATTTTTAGGTTTTGTTTTTTTACTACTAGGGTACAGTTATGTACAGTCAACAATTAGTTATGCATCAGATGATCATTTGCGAGAATTAGAATCGATGCTTAGTTGGGCAGAGGAAGAGCAATTAATCGTTCAAGACTGGCAGTTGCGTATAAGGGAAGGACAAGGTCGCGTTAAAGACCAAGATGCTTTCTTGCAACATGTACATAATTTGAACAAGTTATTAGTTGATTGGAATCTAAGCAATGTAAACGTAGCTGACACAGAATGGTCGATGACAGCAACTCGCCCAGCACCATGGGGTGAAGGTGAAGAACAACTACATGTATATGCATATGACCAAAACGGATCCTATGAAATCATCCACACTTATGCATGGTTAGGATCATCCGAAGACTTGATCGAATGGGAAAAAATGAATGACGTCTTGAACGAAAGGAAGACAATGTTCTCGATGCAACAATCACCAGTTTTTTCTCAAGTAACAGCTGTACGAACGGAAAATTCAGAATATGGGAAACAATCTCTTATAGAAGAGGCTAGGCTAATGCTGTCTGACCTTGGTGCGACTGAGGTTGAATCTCTAAATGAAGAAACGTTTGTCTCGGTTTCTGCATACAATAATGTATGGACAGATGCCATCGTTACAAATGGTCAAAAGATGAACCTTCAACTAGCATTAAGACAAGAGGATACAATGGGCTCCGGTACAACCGTGACAATAGGAACGCCTATTATTACGACTGAATATTGA